One genomic region from Epinephelus fuscoguttatus linkage group LG8, E.fuscoguttatus.final_Chr_v1 encodes:
- the LOC125893201 gene encoding zinc-binding protein A33-like, producing the protein MAEKITLLESFLNCHETFRDPVSLSCNHRFCSSCLQKFWEQAKNKNCPICKRKSSKDNLTVDFALKELADSFAGRQKAGSCETEKGDRKVEVVCSKHQVERKSFCRDEDRVVCPVCEFSLHHSHKVVPIEQAVSDLKDQLRSDLKSLQDKRDKHEKVKNTYDEVIQHSKKQVLSTERQITAEFNKLHQFLREEEESRLAALREEEEQKAKPISREMKVIQQQISSLSDCISAVEEELQKHNMSFLSSYKATQSRARVQSSLSDPQLVSGALVDVAKHLGNLSFSVWEKMKEEVHFSPVILDPNTAAPWLHLSDDLTSVRNDTMQQLPDNPERNTRYNMVLGSEGFSSGKHSWEVEVGDHPVWRLGVAKESVDRKGEICGSPKHGIWCITHDDGKYYNGLGQTVTVKKNLSRIRVQLDYDRGKVPFFNPEDNALIYTHRDTFTEKLLPFFSVGNAGDAKTATVKISHSDVSL; encoded by the coding sequence ATGGCTGAGAAAATCACACTCTTAGAAAGTTTCCTGAACTGCCATGAGACTTTCAGAGATCCCGTGTCTCTGAGCTGCAACCACAGATTCTGTTCAAGCTGCCTGCAAAAATTCTGGGaacaagctaaaaacaaaaactgtcccATCTGTAAGAGAAAATCCTCAAAAGATAACCTGACAGTGGACTTTGCACTGAAGGAACTGGCTGACTCCTTTGCTGGGAGACAGAAAGCTGGATCatgtgagacagagaaaggagaCAGGAAGGTGGAGGTGGTGTGTAGTAAACATCAAGTAGAGCGTAAATCATTCTGTAGGGATGAAGATAGAGTTGTGTGTCCTGTCTGTGAGTTTTCTCTCCACCACAGTCACAAGGTGGTTCCTATTGAACAAGCAGTCAGTGACCTGAAGGACCAGCTGAGATCTGACTTAAAGTCTCTACAGGACAAGAGGGACAAACATGAGAAAGTGAAGAATACATATGATGAGGTGATTCAACACTCCAAGAAACAGGTGttgtccacagagaggcagatcaCAGCAGAGTTCAACAAGCTCCACCAGTTcctgagagaggaagaggagtccAGACTGGCTGCtctgagggaggaagaggagcagaaggCAAAGCCTATCAGCAGAGAGATGAAGGTGATTCAGCAGCAGATCTCCTCTCTGTCAGACTGCATCTCTGCTGTTGAAGAAGAgctgcagaaacacaacatGTCATTCCTCAGCAGTTATAAGGCCACTCAGAGCAGAGCCAGAGTCCAGAGCTCACTGTCAGATCCACAGCTGGTCTCAGGAGCACTGGTAGATGTGGCCAAACATCTGGGCAACCTGTCCTTCAGTGTCTGGGAGAAGATGAAGGAGGAGGTCCACTTCAGTCCAGTCATTCTGGACCCAAACACTGCTGCCCCCTGGCTCCATCTGTCTGATGATCTGACCAGTGTGAGAAATGACACAATGCAGCAGCTTCCTGACAATCCAGAGAGGAACACTAGATATAACATGGTTCTGGGCTCTGAGGGCTTCAGCTCAGGGAAACACAgctgggaggtggaggtgggagaCCATCCTGTGTGGCGTTTGGGTGTGGCCAAAGAGTCAGTTGACAGGAAGGGAGAGATATGTGGGTCACCAAAACATGGAATCTGGTGTATTACGCATGATGATGGAAAGTACTATAATGGTCTCGGTCAGACTGTCACAGTGAAGAAGAATCTCTCGAGGATCAGAGTCCAGCTGGACTATGACAGGGGGAAGGTGCCCTTCTTCAACCCTGAAGACAACGCTCTCATCTACACTCACAGAGACACTTTCACTGAGAAACTCCTCCCATTTTTCAGTGTTGGAAATGCTGGTGATGCCAAAACTGCTACTGTTAAAATCTCTCATAGTGATGTTTCTCTGTGA